From the Selenomonas sp. oral taxon 920 genome, the window TCATCCAAAGAATAGTGACGGCGGGTCAAGCCGCCGACAAATTCCTGATAGGCCGTGGCTGTATCATCCAGTCCTGCGTCCTTGAGCGCCGCTGTAATCTCCGCATGGTTCTTGTACGCGCCCTGTGCTGCCTTGACCCACACGTCACCCGCTTCCTTATGGCGCGCCATGAAATCCAGTTCCTTGACACCGATGTTCGCAAGTGAACCATTATACTCGTAACGAATCCGCGCGGCAAACCTCGTCGACGGCGAACTAAAATCGACTGCAACAAAGACACCCGCACGGTTTTGGAGCTCATTTGCGTACGATTTTGCCCGCGTGTACTCCTCCACCGTCGTATGTCCACGTGCAATACGCTTCCCAAGTTCCTCATCTGCATAGGCGTTGTTTGCAAGCGCCGCCATCCCCGCGAACTTCAGATTGTACTGCCGGAACGCAGATGCACCGCCCGCACGCACTTTGTCGAGGACATTTCGATACGACTCAAAGTGTTCGTCCGCCTCCGCATACAGAGGATTCTCTACACCCTTTTTCTCTGTCCAGTGCTCGGCGTAGATGTTGATGCCGAGTATCTGATCGCCCTTCCAATACAACTCGTCCGAATATGGCTCAGGCAATATGAGAACAGCGCTGTTCTTCTCCGCCGCGCGCTCCGTCAACTCTTTCTGCTTCGCACGCCACGATGTGTAGAACTCCTCCATCGAGCCTGCCTTGATCTCGCCGTCGTAGCGCTTGGTGCTGCTCATCAGACGCGCGATGTATTCGCCGTCGCTCTCATCGCGTCCGCGAGCACTGATCTCGACACGGTAGGCGGGCGCCTCCACGCGCTCCGTCTGTGCCACATCGTTTTTCTGTGCCGTGTTTGCGTTCGTCGTCTTTGCCGCCGCGTATGCAGACGGCGCTCCTCCATTCACCCGCATTGTCATAGTCAGCACTCCTTTGCCGCTTCCAAAATAATAACGATGATTAGTTATTCTCCCCCCCCCGCGTTTTTCCTGCTTTATCGGAAATTTTTCACGCAATATCCCCGCCGACGCAGACCGTTCTCGTGCCGATCTGCCCGATGTGAACGGGCAGTCCGTAGAGTGCGCTCATGCCCGCCTCGTCGATGACCTCCGCCGCCGCAAACGTGGTCGATGCCGCGCCGATCGTGAGAGCTGCGGCGAGAGCCGCGACAAGATTCTTCTTCATTGGATAAAACAGTCCTTTCCCTGCGGGGATTCCCCTCTGTCCTAAAATATATTGCTACACCGACGCAGGGAGTTCTGCTGCAGTGCCGACAAGCAATGAAACAATTACTTCGCAGGCGCTTCGCCCTTGATGACGCGCTGTGCATCTGCCTCGCTCAGATCATAGTGGAGGAAACGCTTGTAGAAGTCCACCGTCTCCTTCACGAGATCGACATCGGCAAAGAGCTTCGGCTGGATCGTCTGTGCCGCCCAGAGAAGCTGCAGCGCGGACTCGGCACTGTAGCGATCCCAGTTGAACGTGCCGACGGGGTTCGCATAGATGCGCCCGTTTTTGACCGCCTTGATGCTCGACCACTGCGGATCGTTCTTGATTGCCTCGATGCCCTTTGCGGACTGCGTACCGCCGATGATGATGATATCCGGATCCGCCTTGAGGACTTCCTCGATGGTTGTCTTGATCTGTGGTCCCTTCGCTGTGATCGCGTTACGCCCGCCGCCGTAGCGAATCCACTCGTCGATGATCGTATCCACGCCGTCCACCTTGAAGAGGTCGTCGCCGCCGACGATGTGGAGCACGACGGGGCGGTCGGCATCGCTGAGCTTCTTCGTGCGCTCATCCGTAAACTTCGTCTTCTCGTCGAGGTAGGAGAGGTACGTCTCCGCGTTCTTCACAGCATCGCCGCCGAGCACATCGCCCGTGATCTTCACTACCTTGCGCAGCCCGTCATAGGTCGCAAAGTTGACACGCACCGCCGTATAGCCGTTCTTGCGTGCCGTCTCGATCTGTTCCTTACTGCTCGCAAGCACGACCTGCGGCTTCTCCTTCTCGACCTCTTCCCAGTTCACATCCGTGCCCTTGACGGGTGCGGAGATCTCCGCAATGCGCGGATAGACCTGCGCGAACCACGGGAGCCCCTGCACGTTCTTCGTTGTCGTGACGAGCTTATCCGCGCCGCCGAGGAGCAGCACGACCTGATTGTTCGCGTGCCAGAGGTCGGCGATGCGCTCGATGTTTGCCGGGATCGTGACCTCCGTGCCGTCAATGTCCGTGACCGTGCGCGTCCTTTCCTGCTTACCCTGCGCGGCGTTCTCCGTCCCGCAGCCCACGAGTGCTGCAAGCACCATGATGAGAGCCAGCAGCGCGATGAGATTTTTCTTCATTGCATACATCCTTTCCTAAAAAACAAATATATCTTGAAGCAGTGTATCGTTTTGCCGTGCGTGCTCCACGCGAACGCTTAGTTGCGCAAGTGATCGCGTGCTCGTTCGCCTAAATACCGGCGCACTTCTTAAACGCGCTTCGCTTGAACGAAAGAAGTACGCCGGGGGCGAGTCGCCCGAGCGGTCAACGTCATCCAATCGCACTGCGCTGTCGCTTGTGTTCTTGGGACGTTTTCCCATGCGACCTGTTACCCAATCAGCTGCGTCCTGCGGACTTGCTTCTTGGACAGGTCAGTATTTACTCACTTGCTCCACTAGGGTTCGCTTTGGAGCACTGCACGGTTACAACACTACACTGCCAAATACAACAACTGCAATCTCCCTATAGTGTTGGAATCACACAGACCGTACGCTGCACATTGTTGCTGTGGAAAAGGCTCAGCTTCGTCCCGTACAGCTCCTCCAGATGCGATGCCCGCACCTCGTCCACGGATTCGTAAAAATCCATATGCGTGCCGAAACAGAGCGCGACGCGGCTGTTCAGCAGCAGTGCCTGCTCGGGCAGATGCGTTGTAAAGACCACACCGTAGCCCTTTGCACGCAGACTGTCGATTGTCTGCAGGACGAGCACCTGATTGCGCACGTCGAGTGCCGCCGTCGGCTCGTCCATAAGGATCAGCCTCGTATTTTGAAGCAGTGCGCGCCCGATGGCGACCAGCTGCCGCTGCCCGCCGCTGAGCTCCCTGCACTGGCGGTCGCGAATGTGCGCAATGCCGAGCTCCTCGAGAATCGCATCCGTCTGCGCATAGTCCGCCCTGCTCGGCGCGGAGAACATCCCCGTGCGCACCGTCGCGCCGAAGGACACATAGTCACGCACCGTAAACGAGCTCTCCGCGCTGATGATCTGCGGCACGAACGCGATCTCCCGCGCGCGCTCACGCGGCGACATCGCATAGATGTTCTGCCCGTTCGTATAGATGCGTCCCTGCGTCAGCTCCTGAAATCCCATCAGGCACGCGAGGAGCGTGGACTTGCCGACACCGTTGCGCCCGAGGAGCGCGAGCACCTCGCCGCCCTTGATTGAGAACGAGATATGCTCGAAGATGTACGGCGCGTCCGTGCGGTAGCGGAATGAACCGTCGTCGAGCCAAAGCATTGCGCGCTCCATCAGAAATACCTCCGCTGGCGATAGAGAATCCACGCAAAGAACGGTGTGCCGACAAAGCCGCAGAGAATCCCGAGCGGAACCTCCGCAGAGGTCAGCGTACGCGCGAGGAGATCGGCGAGCATCAGGAAGGACGCGGCGAGTACCGCCGTTGCGGGCAGGAGATGCGCGTGGTTGCCGCCGACGAGCATCCGCGCCAGATGCGGCAGGATGAGCCCGATCCAGCCGATCGTTCCGCTCAGGCACACCGCCGATGCTGTCAGCAGGGTTGCGAGCGCGATCACGGCAAGACGCTCGCGCTGCACATTCACGCCGAAGCTCGCCGCCTCCTGATCCGAGAGCGAAAGCACATTCATGCGCCAGCGCATCGCAAGCAGCCCCGCAAGCGTGAAGACGATGATCGGCGTGACGTAGAGCAGATTGTCCCACGAGACCTTTGCAAGGCTGCCGAGCTGCCAGTAGACAATATCCGCCAGCTCCGTATCGGGGTCGGCGAGGTATTTGAGCAGCCCGATCACCGCCGCCATAAAACCCGATACAATGATGCCGCAGAGGACAAGCACAATGCGCGAGCGGCTCTGCACGAGCTTTGGCAGCATGAGTGTCATTGTAACTGCCGCGATACCGCCGAGGAATGCCGCGACCGCCGTCCCGCCGAGCGTCAGATGCACGAGAATCGCAAGGCACGCGCCCACGCTCGCGCCCTGCGAGACACCGAGCAGATCGGGCGAGACGAGATCGTTGCGGAAGACACCCTGATACGCCGCACCCGATACCGCGAGCGCAACTCCCACGAGGATGCCGCCGAGCACGCGCGGCAGACGGATCACCATGACGACGTTATACATCGACGCATCCCACGTGATCGGAAGTTCAATAAAATTCGATGCAAGAATTGCTGCCACCTGATCGAACGGGACATAGAACCGTCCCACCGAAAGTGAGAGGACGAAAAACAGCACGGCGAGTACACTGCCCGCCGCCATCATACGTGCATATTGCCCCATAAAACCCCTTTCCCGAATTTTCCCAATAAAAATGCCCACCGAAAAAATCCGGTGAGCAATTACAGCGCACAAAAAGAGCGCAGTCCTCCCCATGCCGGTTTTCCTTTGCAATGCAGACAGAAGTCTGCGGGCAGGGAAGGACGTTTCCATACCTTCCCCCGTGATCTGCGGGATTCCGCGATCAGGCCGACGCACCATAGCATACGCCACAGGTACGGCGGCTCGAAAAACATAAATATGTATTTTTTATGAGCATAGCATGAGATTGACGTTTGAACAAGAAAAAATAGATTCTGCCCTTTACCCCAACCAGTTCATCCATCATGACAAAAACTTTGTGCCAATCGTCATCTTGCAAAATTCGATGCGCTCATGTTAGAATGGCAGTGGATTTGTTGACAGTAATTGAGGAGGTATCTTATGTTTCTGACACGATGCACACGCACGATGCGCACAGTTCTCGCGGCTGCGATGCTGGGCGTACTCGCGCTCACAAGCGGCTGTTTCAGCGGCGACGTGAACGTCGTCATCAACGAGGACGGCAGTGCCGATCTGAAGACGACGCTCGTCAGCGTGCCCATGCTCGCCGAGATTGTCGAGCAGAGCAAGGCGGCGACGACGGCGAAGAATCCGGACGCGCAGGTTACGCCCGTGACGAAGGAGAATATGGCGGGCTACGAAATCACGGAGCACTACGCAACGATCGACAAGCTCTCGGAAAATGACTTCTTCAAGGCGAACGAGGGCAAGAACACGGGCATCACCGCGAACAAGAGCCTGTTCTACACGGACTACAACTTTGACCTGCTCTTTGAGGGCAGCCAGAACGGCGGCGGCGCAGGCGCATTCGCGAGCAATATCACGTTCACCTATCAGATGACACTGCCCGTTGTGCCCACAAGCTCGAACGCCGACCGCTCGGAGAACGACGGCAAGCAGCTTACATGGAACCTCGGCAAGACGCTCGTGACGGGTGAGTCGTCGAAGATCGAGGTCGCGTTCCGCCTCTGGAACAAGACGGCAATCATCGGCACCGTCATCCTCGTCATCGTCCTCATCGGCGCAGGCGCATTCTTCATTCTCCGCAAGCGCAAGCCCGAGGAGGAGCAGCAGGTGCTCGAGGATGCACCCATCGACATTACCCCGAACGATAATAAGGACTAAACGGCGCACACAAAAGACGAGGAACTCTTGCGTTTTGCAGGAGTTCCTCGTCTTTTAATATCGTTGTCAAGGCTAATTGTAATGCCCCCAACAGGCAAAAATCAGAATTGCATAACCTTCGATCAGATCGGCAAGCCAATGCTCCTCGTCAATGTGTCGGCTCCAAAAGCTCGTCAAATTCTCTTTCAATGGTTCGGGTTTTCCGATTCCATCGAATGGATTTCACACAATATCCTTGATGAGCTGATTGAACGCTTGACCATCCTCTTATCAAGCTGTTGCCAGTATCGCTTTAACCTTTCGTCACCCGCACTGCAGGATCAGGCGGACGTTGTCGAAATTGCGCGCGGCAAGGTCCTCCTTCCGAATCCAGAAGTAAATCAGACCGCAGTCGCCGTACATGAGCTCCGTTTCATCGTCCTCGACGGTGCCCATCTGAAACAGCAGCACCCAATGATCTGCAGCATTTCTCACAAGTTCCGCTTCCTCCTCTTCGGAGAGCTCTTCCTGCACATCCACGTCAATGCCTCTGCTGTAGAGTTCGCACTCCGGCTCCATTTCATTCTGAATCTCGTCGGCATAGCCGAGCATCTTCATGTGATCATCCCCATGCAATGCAGCGTCACAGCCGAACTCCGCCCGCAGTTCGTTGTAGGTGTCCCAATCCACCTCTTTCCCGCTCCTGCGGCTGTATGCAAAAGACGACAGGAGACTGACGGCATCCGCAAAGGTCAGCGCCTGCTCGCCCACACTCCACTCCTTCGTTTCCTCCGGAATCTGTGTCGGGACAAGCCCCTCCGCCTCGGGGAAATAATAGACGCGCGCATATCCCTCAGACTTTAGTTCAAAGCCCCACTCCATTGACACGGTCTCATAGAAGAAGCTGAGCACACCTGTCTTCGGCAGGAGACCTGTACGGTCATACTGCGCGGCTTCACCAAGATTGATCTGCGCGAGAAAGGCAAGCGGGCGGTTCTTCGTCACCCCCTCGAAGTCCGTTCCCTTATAGTACGGCCAGTCAAAATCTGCGGGCAGGTCAGGCGTTCCGTAGAACTTGCTCGCGCCAACGGGGAGTTTTTCCTGTGCAGGATGATGCGAGATCGCAATCTCGCGCCGCTGTGTACGTTCAAAGAACGCCGTCACCTCACGGCGCACACGCTCGTGCTCTGCCTGAGCCTCACGCACGAGCTGCTCCACACTCATAGAGGCGGGCTCCTCCGCATACCAGCCGTGCTTGTTTTCAACCGCCTCTTGGCACCGCGCCGTCATGCCGCCGGGCTTTCCATAGAAGACGCGCTCGATCTCCGCCTTGCTTGCCGTATCCTCGTCTGCACGCTCCAAATAGCCGAGAGCCAAACGCAGAACACAGAGCTTCGGATACCGATTGATCGCATAAAAGTACAGGGCATAGCCCATGCGGTAGTTCCAGAGCGCATCACGATCGACTTCCGGAGTCTCGTTCAGTGTCTTTATCGCCTCGAAAAAGCTGCGCTCCTCTATATATTCCTGTGCTGTCTTCATGCCGCCGCCCTCTTTGCGCGCGTGTACTGCACCGCAAGAATCACGGCAAAGACAGCGAAACCGATCATGTCGGTCATGCCGCCGGGCTTAATCATGAGGAGTCCCGCAATGATGAGCAGCAGCCGTTCATAAGCACGGCAGTGGTCGGCAAGAAATCCGCAGAGTGCCGAGCTGACGGCGACCATGCCCGCGAGTGCGGTCAGCGTTGTCATGATGAGGGCGAACGGCGTCGCATCCACCATGAGAATGACAGGAGACAACACGAAGATGTACGGGATGATGAATGCCGCAACGGCAAGTTTTGACGCGTGCACCCCCGTCCTCAGCGCATTTCCTCCGCTGATGCCCGCTCCCGCGTAGGCGGCGAGAGCGACGGGCGGTGTCACGTCCGCAATGATGCCGAAGTAGAACACGAACATGTGCGCCGCAAGGATGGGAACGCCCATCTGCACGAGTGCAGGCGCAGCGATGGTCGAGGTGATGACGTAGTTCGCCGTGGTCGGCACGCCCATGCCGAGCACGATTGCCGTGATCATGGTGAAGAACATCGCGGGCAGGAGCATCCCCCCTGCCATCTCGATCAGCCCCGAGGCAAGGCGCAGCCCGACACCCGTCTTCGTGACGACACCGATAATGATGCCCGCCGCTGCGCACGCGATGAGCACGCCGAGCACCGCCTTTGCACCACGCTCGAGCCCGTAGACGATCTCGATCGGCTTCATGCGCGTAGATTTTCGCAGCATGGCACAGGTGATGGAGAGGACGATCGCGACAAGCGCCGCACGCATGGGCGTGTAGCCCGATACGAGGAGATAGACAATGACGACGAGCGGGATCGCGAGGTGCCCGCGTTCCTTGATGAGGGTCAACGAATTCGGCAGTTCGTTGCGCGGGATTCCTTTGAGGTTCTTGCGCTTCGCCTCGAAATGCACACCGAGCCACACACCCGTAAAGTAGAGGAGTGCGGGGATCGCCGCCGCCTTGACGACCTCGATGTAGGAAACGCCGACGAACTCCGCCATGAGGAATGCCGCTGCACCCATAACCGGAGGCATGAGCTGCCCGCCCGTGGAGGCCGCCGCCTCGACCGCGCCCGCGAAGTTCGGATGGTAGCCGAGCTTCTTCATCATCGGGATCGTAAGCGAACCCGTGCCGACGACGTTCGCGACGGAGCTGCCTGAGACCGTGCCCATCAGTCCGCTCGACAGCACGGCAACCTTCGCAGGGCCGCCGCTCGCCCAGCCCGCGACTGCGTTCGCGAGGTCGATGAAGAACTTGCCGAGCCCCGTACTTTCAAGGTACGCACCGAAGAGGATAAAGAGGAAGATAAAGGTCGAGGAGACACCGAGCGGAATGCCGAAGATGCCCTCTGTCGTGAAGTAGAGATGGCTGACGAGCTGCTCGATCGAGAGGCCTCGGTGTGCCAGCACACCCGGCATATAAGGTCCGAGGAAAGCGTACGCGAGGAAGAAGAGAACGACGGTCACCATCGGCAGCCCCACAACGCGCCGCGTCGCCTCAATGACGAGCAGGATACCGATGCCGCCGACGACGGCATCCGCCGTTGACACAGAGCCTGCGCGTGTCACGAGCTCACGGTACTGGATGACGATGTAGGCAGGTGCCGCCGCGCCGAGAACGGCGAAGATCACATCGATCGGGTGAAAGAAGCTGTCCCGTGTCCACGCGCGCCGAAAGGGATAGAGGAGATAGGCGAGCGCAAGTCCGAAGCCGAGGTGGACGGCACGCTGGAGCTGCGCGTCGAGGATGCCGAAGGTTGCCGTATAGAGCTGGAAAACGGAAAATGTGATGGCAATCGCGGCGACGATTTTCTTCGGCAGGC encodes:
- a CDS encoding ABC transporter substrate-binding protein — protein: MKKNLIALLALIMVLAALVGCGTENAAQGKQERTRTVTDIDGTEVTIPANIERIADLWHANNQVVLLLGGADKLVTTTKNVQGLPWFAQVYPRIAEISAPVKGTDVNWEEVEKEKPQVVLASSKEQIETARKNGYTAVRVNFATYDGLRKVVKITGDVLGGDAVKNAETYLSYLDEKTKFTDERTKKLSDADRPVVLHIVGGDDLFKVDGVDTIIDEWIRYGGGRNAITAKGPQIKTTIEEVLKADPDIIIIGGTQSAKGIEAIKNDPQWSSIKAVKNGRIYANPVGTFNWDRYSAESALQLLWAAQTIQPKLFADVDLVKETVDFYKRFLHYDLSEADAQRVIKGEAPAK
- a CDS encoding ABC transporter ATP-binding protein yields the protein MERAMLWLDDGSFRYRTDAPYIFEHISFSIKGGEVLALLGRNGVGKSTLLACLMGFQELTQGRIYTNGQNIYAMSPRERAREIAFVPQIISAESSFTVRDYVSFGATVRTGMFSAPSRADYAQTDAILEELGIAHIRDRQCRELSGGQRQLVAIGRALLQNTRLILMDEPTAALDVRNQVLVLQTIDSLRAKGYGVVFTTHLPEQALLLNSRVALCFGTHMDFYESVDEVRASHLEELYGTKLSLFHSNNVQRTVCVIPTL
- a CDS encoding FecCD family ABC transporter permease; protein product: MGQYARMMAAGSVLAVLFFVLSLSVGRFYVPFDQVAAILASNFIELPITWDASMYNVVMVIRLPRVLGGILVGVALAVSGAAYQGVFRNDLVSPDLLGVSQGASVGACLAILVHLTLGGTAVAAFLGGIAAVTMTLMLPKLVQSRSRIVLVLCGIIVSGFMAAVIGLLKYLADPDTELADIVYWQLGSLAKVSWDNLLYVTPIIVFTLAGLLAMRWRMNVLSLSDQEAASFGVNVQRERLAVIALATLLTASAVCLSGTIGWIGLILPHLARMLVGGNHAHLLPATAVLAASFLMLADLLARTLTSAEVPLGILCGFVGTPFFAWILYRQRRYF
- a CDS encoding YwqG family protein; the protein is MKTAQEYIEERSFFEAIKTLNETPEVDRDALWNYRMGYALYFYAINRYPKLCVLRLALGYLERADEDTASKAEIERVFYGKPGGMTARCQEAVENKHGWYAEEPASMSVEQLVREAQAEHERVRREVTAFFERTQRREIAISHHPAQEKLPVGASKFYGTPDLPADFDWPYYKGTDFEGVTKNRPLAFLAQINLGEAAQYDRTGLLPKTGVLSFFYETVSMEWGFELKSEGYARVYYFPEAEGLVPTQIPEETKEWSVGEQALTFADAVSLLSSFAYSRRSGKEVDWDTYNELRAEFGCDAALHGDDHMKMLGYADEIQNEMEPECELYSRGIDVDVQEELSEEEEAELVRNAADHWVLLFQMGTVEDDETELMYGDCGLIYFWIRKEDLAARNFDNVRLILQCG
- a CDS encoding TRAP transporter permease — translated: MTDHKTAEAVLKKYDRESNTVHYAGLPKKIVAAIAITFSVFQLYTATFGILDAQLQRAVHLGFGLALAYLLYPFRRAWTRDSFFHPIDVIFAVLGAAAPAYIVIQYRELVTRAGSVSTADAVVGGIGILLVIEATRRVVGLPMVTVVLFFLAYAFLGPYMPGVLAHRGLSIEQLVSHLYFTTEGIFGIPLGVSSTFIFLFILFGAYLESTGLGKFFIDLANAVAGWASGGPAKVAVLSSGLMGTVSGSSVANVVGTGSLTIPMMKKLGYHPNFAGAVEAAASTGGQLMPPVMGAAAFLMAEFVGVSYIEVVKAAAIPALLYFTGVWLGVHFEAKRKNLKGIPRNELPNSLTLIKERGHLAIPLVVIVYLLVSGYTPMRAALVAIVLSITCAMLRKSTRMKPIEIVYGLERGAKAVLGVLIACAAAGIIIGVVTKTGVGLRLASGLIEMAGGMLLPAMFFTMITAIVLGMGVPTTANYVITSTIAAPALVQMGVPILAAHMFVFYFGIIADVTPPVALAAYAGAGISGGNALRTGVHASKLAVAAFIIPYIFVLSPVILMVDATPFALIMTTLTALAGMVAVSSALCGFLADHCRAYERLLLIIAGLLMIKPGGMTDMIGFAVFAVILAVQYTRAKRAAA